Proteins from one Pongo abelii isolate AG06213 chromosome 19, NHGRI_mPonAbe1-v2.0_pri, whole genome shotgun sequence genomic window:
- the GNGT2 gene encoding guanine nucleotide-binding protein G(I)/G(S)/G(O) subunit gamma-T2: MAQDLSEKDLLKMEVEQLKKEVKNTRIPISKAGKEIKEYVEAQAGNDPFLKGIPEDKNPFKEKGGCLIS; this comes from the exons ATGGCCCAGGATCTCAGCGAGAAGGACCTGTTGAAGATGGAGGTGGAGCAGCTgaagaaagaagtgaaaaacaCAAGAATTCCG ATTTCCAAAGCGGGAAAGGAAATCAAGGAGTATGTGGAAGCCCAAGCAGGAAACGACCCTTTTCTCAAAGGCATCCCTGAGGACAAGAATCCCTTCAAGGAGAAAGGCGGCTGTCTGATAAGCTGA